The DNA sequence acacacacacacacacacacacacacacacacacacacacacacacacacacacacacacaaacacaaacacacacacacacacacacacacacacacacacacacacacacacacacacgcacacacacacacacacacacacacacacacacacacacacacacacacacacacacacacacacacacacacacatacacacacgtacacatacacatacatacacacttacacatacacatacatacacacacaagactaTGCACATGTACATATTAACATAATTGCACACAAACTTATACGTCAGCAGCTACATCATACATGTCACAGTATCTTTGTGATGAGGTGCCCGCACCACAGCCACATGCATACCATTCATACACCGAAAACGCACACAGGTGTATGCTGCATTGCATATATGCTCACAGAGACTGCAATATTTCAACATAAAACATATATATGCTCTTCTTTCATATGTTCGACTTGAATGCACGCTCGTGCATTCAATAACACCCATAGACGGACTCCCTTCAATAGTACTCCCACATGCTCAGTGTGTGGACACTTACAATAGTTAGAATCACAGTAGGCAATAATTTGACGAGTATGAACTAAAGAGGAGCAATTTTGCTCCTTAGATTTGGCTCCCGAATTCAATTCCGCGTTTGTCCGGGAAGCTGTTCAGCGAACAATGAGCagcctgtcacacacacatacactcacatacacgCAAACGCTTGTGCACGAACCACTGAACACAGCAAACACATACTTCAATTTAAACGAGCGCACGCGCGCACGCTGTCACGTACGGCTGCGATGGAGTTTTGAAGTTCAGTCACCTATGgcggggagaggagtgagggcgAGGGAGTGAATCCCTAGCGGTGTTGTGTCCAATGGAGGCAGCCGCTGGATGGCTCAGGTATCACATGACCAACCCATCCCTCGTAagactttccctccttcccccctccacgTCCCCACCGTCCTcccccaaccacacacacacacacacacacacacacacacacacacaaagagagagagagagagagagagagagagagagagagagagagagagagagagagagagagagagagagagagagagagagagagagttatgccCAACACAAACGaagtaacattaaaaaaacatataaCAGCAACCATTTTGACCCAAGTattcaaggtaaaaaaaagccACATGGAGTCTGTCCTCGCCTTCTAGTAGGTTGAAGGAACACTCACTGCGCGCCGCCGCTGCGGTCACATGGGGAGCCAGTCATGTGGTAAGGCCGCAAGGCTGTCGGCGAGGCACGTTCCTCCCCAAGACTCTGGCAGCGAGCCGGCAAGTCGCGCGGGAGACATGATCGGGCACCTCTTGTGTGGCTGTTAAATGCACTCATCCgattattatcattgttctctctctctctctctctctctctctctctctctctctctctctctctctctctctctctctctctctctctctctctgtaatcttATCTAGCAACAGCAAAGTTTTGCTGATAGTAAAAGTTGCcagttttcatttccttctatctCGCTCCCCCAACACCATTACTATATaggacacacccacacacacacacgcacacacaaacactttagGTGTTCTAGGTGCCATTATAATGCAATATCAACtcattgtatgtgtgtgtgtgtgtgtgtgtgtgtgtgtgtgtgtgtgtgtgtgtgtgtgtgcgtgtgtgtgtgtgtgttagcaaatTTAATAAATAGCATAATTATCAATTAATTTCATAAGCGTATGAAgcaccacactttttttttttttttttgcgggtgTGTGATTCATCAGACCAATATACCCTTTTAACAGAGAatagcaggtggaggaggaggagaggaggaggaggaggaggaggaggaggaggacgaggagaaggaggaggaggaggagatggagatggaggaggaagataatggaaAACAAGCGTCACAGCTGCGTGATAAGATAAAACGCAGATCAGGGCAAGCCACAGAACAGAGAGTCACGGAAACGCAATAAGGACCGCCAGCATGTCTATGGGTGTTGGAGACAGCTCTGATCTTATTCATGGAgggtacgtatgtgtgtgtgtgtgtgtgtgtgtgtgtgtgtgtgtgtgtgtgtgtgtgtttgtgtgtgtgtgtgtgtgtgtgtattcctgtGGATCACTTcatgcctgcctccctcactgCACTGAGCATTAGAAAGTAAATAATTAGAAAATGCGTTTAGTTAcctcttcacttctctttcctcaccaTGTACTCATGTCGCTTTTTCTCCCCATACTCCATCCCCTCtcattccattttcctctttggCCGCCACAGGGGAGGCAGCATACGTGTCTTCTGGCTTTCACGCACAGATTTCGAGAAGAAGCTGCTCGTGGTGGTGTGTGTCCTCTCCATCGCCGTAGTTGGCCTCACCGTGGGTATTGCCGTACTCGCCTCACGAAGTAAGTGCATATATCACTATTGCATATACTCCTGGTGTTCTGAGCCTGACCATGATCGCCTGCTGGTCTCGCGACACAGCCAGCCGTTCCTCTACGGAAAGAGGTCAGAGTTATAGTAACCGATaattgggtaggactgagaccactcacataCCACACAGCGGGACAGCGAGGTCGCAAACCCCCTCGGCCTACATCCAGTATCTGCTTGCTGATGGTGAACAAGGGCTACACAGTAATAGTGTTGTGTATTGTTGCTTATTGCAATGAAAGGGCTAAGGGTCTCACCCATCTGCCCCGCTGCTTCCGGGACTTGAACCTTGGttttcttggttgtgagctgaACGTGCTAATAAGTACTAGacgacggtgtgtgtgtgtgtgtgtgtgtgtgtgtgtgtgtgtgtgtgaagttgtATCGTGTTATTAATATTAACGCAATGTACTTTATCTAATGATGTCATCTTGATGAAGGTATACTCTGTTGAGCGTCGTTTATGCGGCGCTGCTTATATTCGCTTCAGACGGGCCTCTTAATTCGCAAGCGAATTCGCTGGTGAAAGCGTCTGAAGGCGCGTCTTCTTTTATTCACTAacataataagaagaaatatatatatatatatatatatatatatatatatatatatatatatatatatatatatatatatatatatatatatatatatatatatatatatatatatatatatatatatatatatatatattgtatcgTGTTATCAATATTAACGCAATGTACTTTATTTAATGATGTCATCTTGATGAGGGTATGCTCTGTTGAGCATCGTTTatttatgtgtctgtgtgtgtgtgtgtgtgtgtgtgtgtgtgtgtgtgtgtgtgtgtgtgtgtgtgtgtgtgtgtgtgtgtgtgtgtgttagtgtgtgtgtgtgtgtgtgtgtgtgtgtgttagtgtgtgtgtgtgtgtgtgtgtgtgtgtgtgtgtgtgtgtgtgtgtgtgtgtgtgtgtgtgtgtgtgtgtgtgtgtgtgtgtgtgtgtgtgtgtgtgtgtgtgtgtgtttgtgtgtgtgtgtgtgtgtttgtgtttgtgtgtgtgtgcacagacAGATGGAAGACAcacaaatggatagatagatagaatacataaattgctgctatggtagatggtcactgttctcctaaatctattaacaatggtgttcctcaaggttctgtcctgtcacccagtctcttcctattatttatcaatgatcttctaaaccaaacttcttgtcttatccactcatacgctcatgataccaccctgcatttttccacgtcttttggtaaacatccaacccttcaggaaaaaaacaacTCACGGAGGAAAggcacagaacgcctgacttctgatctctctaaaatttctgattggggcagagcaaacttggattgttcaatgcctcaaaaactcaattcctccatttatcaactcgacacaatcttccagataattatcccctcttcttcaatgacactcaaatgtcccccttttctacactgaacatcctcggtctgtcctttacttataatctaaactggaaacttcacatctcatctttaactaaaacagcttctatgaagttatgcattctgagacgtctccgccagtttttctcaccttttcagctgctaactctgtacaggggccttatccgtccatgtacggagtatgcttcatatgtctggtgGGGGGGGgttttccactcataccgctcttctagacagggtggaatcaaaagcttttcgtcccattaactcctctcctgtaactgactgtcttcagcctctttctcatcgccgcaatgttgcatggCTTGCTATCTTTTgtctctattttcatgctaactgttgttctgctcttgctaactgcatgcctcccctcctcccgcggcctcgctgcacaagacttccttctttctctcacccctattctgtccacctatctaatgcaagatttaaccagcattctcagtcattcatctctttctccgtTAAACTCTGTAAtaccctgcctgcttctgtatttctaccttcctatgacttgaacttcaaaagggaggtttcaagacacttatccttcattttttttactaccgctttggaccgtattcagggactggcatctcagtgggcttttttttttttttttcaatgtttttctgttgcccttagccggtgtccctcctacattaaaaaaaaaaaaaatagatataggtATATAATTCTGTGTTTCTTCCTAGGTAATAAATCTTCATTTTAAACATAAATCCTAGTTAATAAATCTTCATTTTAAACCTAAATCATccatgtgtgtgtattgatgatGGTTCTTATTCTCACACAGATACTGCTGCTTCCAGCCAGACCTTATCGTTAGTGATGTCAGAGGGACCACCTGACGCTCGTTCGCTCACGCCTACACCAACACCGACACTCAAACAAGCGGCCTCATCATCTCTCGAACAAACGGCGCGGCATCATCAGTCCACCCACACGCCTCCGCACACAGCtgcacatccacacacacatacagtggtCGCTACAACTCAACAGTAACATTCCCTTATTCCATTTAGCCTTCTAAGGTTCGTACTCGCTCAGGCGTAAAGGTTTTCCCTGATGAATGAGCAGATGCTGTTCTAAATTAAGAAGAGGACGTGGTGAGGCTGTGTGAAATATTAAATTAAATGATCCGTAGGCTGCCACTGAAAGGATTTAGTTGGCCATCATAAGTCCAGCGAATTACCCCGAAGACGGCAGGTGGATTGCACtgccacaagaacaacaaaatggAAGCAGGATGAAACTGGTACCATTTAAAAGGTAAAACCGTCAAGTTTCCTTCTGTTAATTTTGGCAACCATCAACGACGCTGTGCTAGGTCGCTTTTGGCAAGAAATGAACTAGGTATCATTGGATGTGTCATGTAACCCGCGCCGCACACATTgaaaatctgtaaaaaaaaaagttaaataaaaataatttcttgcattttttagctcagcttttttttttttttttttttagtatagaaACTTCTAAATATTAGCTTTCAGGAaatataaattgtgttttgataTCCTTCATAGTTATTAAGATATAAGGTGTCGTAATGTGACATATACTTTTGAAACACCCTGTACATTATAGAGAAAAGCTATTGAGAATAGTCAGTAGTAAGTTGTAGGTGATATTGAATATTCAttgaataataaatgaaatgtaaatagaaagttcatatatatatatatatatatatatatatatatatatatatatatatatatatatatatatatatatatatatatatatatatatatatatatatatatatatatatatatatatatatatatatatatatatatatatatatatatatatatatggagcaTTCCACCGCATATCTCCTGTTTCTTTGGttaatttatttaatctatctgtatatttatttcatcactcCTCATCACAACGATATAGAtatccatccttcttcttatgCTTTTTGTGGCTCTCTATCGATTTGTATCCTCCTATTCTTACTAATTGtcctctactttcttctttcatttgcaCACCGCCTCAGCATAACCAACATAATACAGACCGAAGGGCATACTGTAATTCTAGCCATGCTGTGCAACATTATTTACTCTACGGTTTTCCATTTGCATACAAATATTAACAGGCTATCTAAATATATCTATctacttgtatatatatatatatatatatatatatatatatatatatatatatatatatatatatatatatatatatatatatatatatatatatatatatatatatatatatatatatatatatatatatatatatatatatatatatatatatatatatatatatatatatatatatatatatatatatatatatatatatatatatatatatatatatatatatatatatatatatatatatatatatatatgtatatatatatatatatatatatatatatatatatatatatatatatatatatatatatatatatatatatatatatatatatatatatatatatatatacaagtagATAGATATATTTAGATAGCCTGTGAATATTTGTATGCAAATGGAAAACCGTAGAGTAAATAATGTTGCACAGCATGGCTAGAATTACAGTATGCCCTTCGGTCTGTATTATGTTGGTTATGCTGAGGCGGTGtgcaaatgaaagaagaaagtagaggaCAATTAGTAAGAATAGGAGGATACAAATCGATAGAGAGCCACAAAAAGcataagaagaaggatggataTCTATATCGTTATGATAAGgagtgataaaataaatatacagatagattaaataaattaaCCAAAGAAACAGGAGATATGCGGTGGAATGCTCCACTCATGAGTCTGTGAATACATTTCATTGATACGGGTTGAGTTGAGAAGGAACACTCAGTGTAAAAGACCATACGAGCAGAGTTGGGAAAGAACGCTCAGACAATGTAAAATGAGAAATGCTACTTGTGGTGTGACTGCTGAGCACTGCGGTGCAACCCACGGCATGCAGCACCGAGGTGCAGACAGCGGCACGCAACACTGAGCTGCAGACAGCGGCAATCAACACTGAGGTGCAGACAGCAGCATGCAGCACTCTGGTGTAGACAGTGGTATGCAGCACTGAGGTGCAGACAACAGCACGCAGCACTGAGGTGCTGACAGTGGTATGCAGCACTGAAGTGCTGACAGTGGTATGCAGCACTGAGGTGCTGACAACGGCACGCAGCACTGAGGTGCAGACAACGGCACGTATCACTGAGATGCTGACAGAGATATGCAGCACTGAGGTGCAGACAGTGGTATGCAGCACTGAGGTGCTGACAGTTTTATGGAGCACTGAGATGCTGACAGTGGTATACAGCACTGAGGTGCTGACAGTGGTATGCAGCACTgaggtgatgacagtggtaTGCAGCACTGAGGTGCTGACAGTGGTATGCAGCACTGAGGTACTGACAGTAGTATGCAGCACTgaggtgatgacagtggtaTGCAGCACTgaggtgatgacagtggtaTGCAGCACTGAGGTGCTGACAATGGTATGCAGCACTGAGGTTCAGACATTAGTATGCAGCACTGAGATGATGACAGTGGTATGCAGCACTG is a window from the Scylla paramamosain isolate STU-SP2022 chromosome 11, ASM3559412v1, whole genome shotgun sequence genome containing:
- the LOC135105053 gene encoding uncharacterized protein LOC135105053; translation: MSMGVGDSSDLIHGGGGSIRVFWLSRTDFEKKLLVVVCVLSIAVVGLTVGIAVLASRNTAASSQTLSLVMSEGPPDARSLTPTPTPTLKQAASSSLEQTARHHQSTHTPPHTAAHPHTHTVVATTQQ